From the genome of Pseudomonas sp. Teo4, one region includes:
- a CDS encoding ATP-binding protein: protein MLKILVRLYLVIIVAYAGALLLIPDAIVGLFQERFMAYNLEQAKGVQTLIVRQFQQAPRERWHAVEQELAEVFAPLQVQLLPMKQAGLSVEEQARLEHGQYAVRIADWGYYETVLAPLDAEWLVRLHSPPDPLDINVLSWGVTVLIGAAMLGCLLLWVWPHWRDLERLKETARRLGQGQMAERTHISPHSNIGELAGVFDTMASDLERHVNQQRELLNAVSHELRTPLTRLDFGLVLLFDEVPPASRKRLLELVGHVRELDELVLELLSYSRLYNADQARERVEVSLLELVDSVLGGFAEELDGRGIRWEVKAEGELPRFVLDPRLTARAVQNLVRNAMRYCDESLLLRLRLEDDGACLLTVEDDGIGIPVEERERIFQPFYRLDRSRDRSTGGFGLGLAISRRAIEGQGGTLTVAQSALGGAQFRVRLPAG, encoded by the coding sequence ATGCTGAAGATCCTGGTACGCCTGTATCTGGTGATTATCGTCGCCTATGCCGGTGCCTTGCTGCTGATTCCCGATGCCATCGTCGGTTTGTTCCAGGAACGCTTCATGGCCTACAACCTGGAGCAGGCCAAGGGCGTACAGACCCTTATCGTCCGCCAGTTCCAGCAGGCCCCGCGCGAGCGGTGGCATGCCGTGGAACAGGAACTCGCCGAGGTGTTCGCACCGTTGCAGGTCCAGTTGCTGCCCATGAAGCAGGCTGGCCTGAGCGTTGAAGAGCAAGCGCGATTGGAGCATGGGCAATATGCCGTGCGCATCGCCGACTGGGGTTACTACGAGACTGTGCTGGCACCGCTCGACGCTGAATGGCTGGTGCGTTTGCATTCACCGCCCGACCCGTTGGATATCAATGTGCTGTCCTGGGGTGTGACCGTGTTGATCGGCGCAGCGATGCTGGGTTGCCTGCTGCTGTGGGTGTGGCCGCACTGGCGTGACCTGGAGCGGCTCAAGGAAACCGCGCGGCGCCTGGGCCAAGGGCAGATGGCCGAGCGTACGCACATCTCGCCACACTCCAACATCGGCGAGCTGGCCGGGGTGTTCGACACCATGGCCAGCGACCTGGAGCGGCATGTGAATCAGCAACGCGAGTTGCTCAACGCAGTGTCCCATGAGCTGCGCACCCCGTTGACCCGTCTGGATTTCGGTCTGGTGCTGTTGTTCGACGAAGTCCCCCCCGCCAGCCGCAAGCGTCTGCTGGAGCTGGTCGGCCATGTACGTGAGCTGGATGAACTGGTGCTGGAGCTTTTGTCCTACAGCCGCTTGTACAACGCCGACCAGGCGCGTGAGCGGGTTGAGGTGTCGTTGCTGGAGTTGGTCGACAGCGTGCTTGGCGGCTTTGCCGAAGAGCTCGATGGCCGCGGCATCCGGTGGGAAGTCAAAGCCGAGGGCGAGCTGCCGCGCTTTGTGCTCGACCCACGGCTGACCGCCCGAGCGGTGCAGAACCTGGTGCGCAATGCCATGCGCTATTGCGACGAAAGCCTGTTGCTGAGGTTACGGCTGGAAGATGACGGCGCATGCCTGTTGACGGTAGAGGACGATGGCATCGGCATTCCCGTAGAGGAGCGTGAGCGGATTTTCCAGCCGTTTTACCGGCTGGACCGCAGCCGTGACCGCAGTACCGGCGGGTTCGGCTTGGGGTTGGCGATCAGCCGACGGGCCATCGAGGGGCAGGGTGGTACGTTGACTGTGGCCCAGTCGGCGTTGGGTGGGGCGCAGTTCAGGGTTCGGTTGCCGGCGGGGTGA
- a CDS encoding DUF4434 family protein, with amino-acid sequence MRRFLAICLLALCLPAAADQRLFYQPLNRDATVTPAQWQQLWRATVAQGVRTLIVQWSAYGTSDFGGAQGWLAGSLREAHAQGLELVLGLYMDPAYYQRLDELDGEGLSSYWKAQLGRSLSQYNVLRKGWDVPVAGWYLPMELDDHHFRDGARREALFSQLQAFNRKLDKPLHISAFSAGKLAPRVNAAWLDQLAGLGLTVWWQDGAGTARLPPMVRLGYEQALPCRVGVVREAFRQVSAPGQPFRAEPAQPGLTGGCHAEAVFALRYRPWAQGVLPQH; translated from the coding sequence ATGCGAAGATTCCTGGCAATCTGCCTGCTTGCCCTGTGCCTGCCGGCCGCGGCCGACCAGCGTCTGTTCTATCAGCCACTGAACCGTGATGCCACTGTCACCCCTGCCCAATGGCAGCAGCTGTGGCGCGCCACCGTCGCCCAGGGCGTCAGGACGCTGATCGTGCAGTGGAGCGCCTACGGCACCAGCGACTTCGGCGGCGCCCAAGGCTGGTTGGCGGGCAGCCTGCGCGAAGCCCACGCCCAGGGCCTGGAACTGGTGCTTGGCCTTTATATGGACCCCGCCTATTACCAGCGCCTGGACGAGCTCGATGGCGAAGGCTTGAGCAGTTACTGGAAGGCCCAGCTCGGGCGCTCGCTGAGCCAGTACAACGTCCTTCGCAAAGGCTGGGACGTACCCGTGGCGGGCTGGTACCTGCCCATGGAGCTGGACGACCACCATTTCCGTGATGGGGCACGGCGCGAAGCATTGTTCAGCCAGTTGCAGGCGTTCAACCGCAAGCTCGACAAGCCGCTGCATATCAGCGCCTTCAGCGCCGGCAAGCTGGCGCCGCGGGTCAATGCGGCGTGGCTGGATCAACTGGCCGGGTTGGGCTTGACTGTGTGGTGGCAGGACGGTGCCGGGACCGCAAGACTACCGCCGATGGTACGCCTGGGTTATGAGCAGGCACTGCCCTGCCGGGTCGGCGTCGTGCGCGAAGCGTTCCGCCAGGTGAGCGCACCGGGGCAGCCGTTCCGGGCTGAGCCTGCACAACCTGGGCTTACCGGTGGCTGCCACGCTGAGGCCGTGTTTGCGCTGCGCTACCGGCCATGGGCACAGGGTGTATTACCGCAGCATTGA
- a CDS encoding GGDEF domain-containing protein, giving the protein MFKTIEEHVRKQVAPAALRAEFRQHEFEAMRPFCMLVFCASITIWLVFDLIVSFLGGQNFTWLSGMFIAALCTLTMVLRFTRRSHHFDVLNLLFIGVITFGLRLVIEGIPIELRPVWLVLGVSTALYAVSVLPVRRWSFFVAMAITWLMLNPFYHTRIEPLELEGALLISYAIFLSGLVIYSYLQIREAKLHNFYLSKVLLDQAYVDALTDIPNRRSFMARAEQQLNLATPGQYLAMVDIDNFKRVNDRFGHDIGDEVLKRVALHIKAAMGNFEFARLGGEEFAIFFEGLDQHGAEQQVEALVRRVREDTGSHPVTISIGLAHVNNGDTLTMALIKADQALYEAKHSGKDRFVSWTSRMAEDA; this is encoded by the coding sequence ATGTTCAAAACCATCGAAGAACATGTGCGCAAGCAAGTCGCCCCCGCAGCCCTGCGCGCCGAATTTCGCCAGCATGAGTTCGAAGCCATGCGCCCGTTCTGCATGCTGGTGTTCTGCGCCAGCATCACCATCTGGCTGGTGTTCGACCTGATCGTCAGCTTCCTTGGCGGCCAGAACTTCACCTGGTTGTCGGGCATGTTCATCGCCGCGCTCTGCACCCTGACCATGGTGCTGCGATTCACCCGCCGCAGCCATCATTTCGATGTGCTCAATCTGCTCTTCATTGGCGTCATCACCTTCGGCCTGCGCCTGGTGATCGAGGGCATCCCCATCGAACTGCGCCCGGTGTGGCTGGTGCTGGGTGTATCCACTGCCCTTTACGCGGTCTCGGTTCTGCCGGTGCGGCGCTGGTCGTTCTTCGTCGCGATGGCGATCACTTGGCTGATGCTCAACCCCTTCTACCACACGCGCATCGAGCCACTGGAACTGGAAGGCGCACTGCTGATCAGCTACGCCATTTTCCTCAGCGGCCTGGTGATCTACAGCTACCTGCAGATACGCGAGGCCAAGTTGCACAACTTTTACCTGTCCAAGGTGCTGCTGGACCAGGCCTATGTCGATGCACTGACTGATATCCCCAATCGCCGCTCGTTCATGGCCAGGGCTGAACAGCAACTTAACCTGGCGACCCCTGGGCAGTATCTGGCCATGGTCGACATCGACAACTTCAAACGGGTCAATGACCGTTTTGGCCATGACATTGGCGATGAAGTGCTCAAACGCGTGGCACTGCATATCAAGGCAGCCATGGGTAACTTTGAGTTCGCCCGATTGGGCGGCGAGGAGTTTGCGATTTTCTTTGAAGGGTTGGATCAGCACGGGGCGGAACAGCAGGTGGAGGCGTTGGTGCGCAGGGTGCGCGAAGACACAGGCTCTCACCCGGTGACTATCAGCATCGGCCTGGCCCACGTGAACAATGGCGATACGTTGACCATGGCACTGATCAAGGCCGACCAGGCGCTGTATGAGGCCAAGCACAGTGGCAAGGATCGGTTTGTTTCGTGGACGAGTCGGATGGCGGAGGATGCCTAG
- a CDS encoding efflux RND transporter permease subunit → MPQFFIDRPIFAWVVALFILLAGALAIPQLPVAQYPNVAPPQVEIYAVYPGASAATMDESVVSLIEQELNGADNLLYFESQSSLGSATITATFEPGTHPDLAQVDVQNRLKVVESRLPRPVTQQGLQVEKVSTGFLLLATLTSEDGSLDETALSDILARNVMNEIRRLKGVGKAQLYGSERAMRIWIDPARLIGFNLTPNDVADAIAAQNAQVAPGSIGDLPARGTQEITANVVVKGQLSTPEEFAAIVLRANADGSTVTIGDVARVEIGAQEYQYGTRLNGKPATAFSVQLAPGANAMETADLVRAKMHELSRYFPEGVKYDIPYDTSPFVKVSIQQVINTLFEAMLLVFAVMFLFLQNLRYTLIPTLVVPVALMGTFAVMLALGFSVNVLTLFGMVLAIGILVDDAIVVVENVERIMAAEGLPPKAATRKAMGQISGAIVGITLVLVAVFLPMAFMKGSVGVIYQQFSLSMAVSILFSAFLALSLTPALCATLLKPVAKGEHHERSGFFGWFNRRFEAASDGYQRWVVAALKRSGRYLLVYGVLLAVLGYGFSQLPTAFLPTEDQGYTITDIQLPPGASRLRTEQVAAQIEAHNAEEPGVGNTTVILGFSFSGSGQNAALAFTTLKDWSERGGDDSAQSIADRASMAFSQIKDAIAFSVLPPPIDGLGESTGFEFRLQDRGGMGHSQLMAARDQLLEGAGKSKVLTNVREASLAESPQVQLEIDRRQANALGVSFADIGAVLDTAVGSNYVNDFPNQGRMQRVVVQAEGDQRSQVEDLLKIHVRNSSGKMVPLGAFVQARWVSGPVQLTRYNGYPAVSISGEPAAGYSSGEAMAEIERLVAQLPAGTGLEWTGLSLQERLSGSQAPLLMALSLLVVFLCLAALYESWSIPTAVLLVVPLGVLGAVLAVTLRGMPNDVFFKVGLITLIGLSAKNAILIIEFAKGLVDQGHDPVDAAVQAARLRLRPIVMTSLAFILGVVPLAIATGASSASQQAIGTGVIGGMLSATLAVVFVPVFFVVVMRLAGRGRAVQSETSARQT, encoded by the coding sequence ATGCCGCAATTTTTCATCGATCGCCCGATTTTCGCCTGGGTGGTCGCGCTGTTCATCCTTCTGGCCGGGGCGCTGGCGATTCCACAGTTGCCGGTGGCCCAGTACCCCAACGTGGCGCCGCCGCAGGTCGAGATCTACGCCGTCTACCCAGGCGCCTCGGCGGCGACCATGGACGAGAGCGTGGTCAGCCTGATCGAGCAGGAGCTCAACGGCGCCGACAACCTGCTGTACTTCGAGTCGCAAAGCAGCCTGGGCAGCGCCACGATCACCGCCACCTTCGAACCGGGCACCCACCCGGACCTGGCCCAGGTCGACGTGCAGAACCGCCTCAAGGTGGTCGAGTCGCGCCTGCCCCGGCCCGTTACCCAGCAAGGCCTGCAAGTGGAAAAGGTTTCCACCGGCTTCCTGCTGCTGGCCACGCTCACCTCCGAAGACGGCAGCCTCGACGAGACGGCGCTGTCCGACATTCTGGCGCGCAACGTGATGAACGAAATCCGTCGCCTCAAAGGTGTCGGTAAAGCGCAGCTGTATGGTTCTGAACGGGCCATGCGCATCTGGATCGACCCGGCCCGGCTGATCGGCTTCAACCTCACGCCCAACGACGTCGCCGACGCCATCGCCGCGCAGAACGCCCAGGTCGCCCCCGGCAGCATCGGCGACCTGCCCGCCCGTGGCACCCAGGAAATCACCGCCAACGTGGTGGTCAAGGGGCAATTGAGCACCCCCGAGGAGTTCGCAGCCATCGTGCTGCGCGCCAATGCCGACGGCTCCACCGTGACCATCGGCGACGTTGCCCGGGTAGAAATCGGCGCCCAGGAATACCAATACGGCACCCGACTCAATGGCAAGCCGGCCACGGCCTTCAGCGTGCAGCTGGCCCCCGGTGCAAACGCCATGGAAACCGCCGACCTGGTGCGGGCGAAAATGCACGAGCTGTCGCGCTACTTCCCCGAAGGGGTCAAGTACGACATCCCCTACGACACCTCGCCGTTCGTCAAAGTGTCGATCCAGCAGGTCATCAACACCCTGTTCGAAGCCATGCTGCTGGTGTTCGCGGTGATGTTCCTGTTCCTGCAGAACCTGCGCTACACCCTGATTCCGACGCTGGTAGTGCCCGTGGCATTGATGGGCACCTTCGCCGTGATGCTGGCGCTAGGCTTTTCGGTCAACGTACTGACGCTGTTCGGCATGGTGCTGGCCATCGGTATTCTGGTGGACGATGCCATCGTGGTGGTGGAGAACGTCGAGCGCATCATGGCCGCAGAAGGCTTGCCGCCCAAGGCGGCCACGCGCAAGGCCATGGGCCAGATCAGCGGCGCCATCGTCGGCATCACCCTGGTGCTGGTGGCGGTGTTCCTGCCGATGGCCTTCATGAAGGGTTCGGTCGGGGTGATCTACCAGCAGTTCTCGCTGTCGATGGCGGTGTCGATCCTGTTCTCGGCATTCCTGGCACTCAGCCTCACCCCGGCCCTGTGCGCCACACTGCTCAAGCCCGTGGCCAAGGGCGAGCATCATGAGCGCAGTGGGTTCTTTGGCTGGTTCAACCGTCGCTTTGAAGCGGCGAGCGACGGTTACCAGCGCTGGGTGGTGGCGGCGCTCAAGCGCAGCGGCCGTTACCTGCTGGTCTATGGCGTGCTGCTGGCGGTGTTGGGCTACGGCTTCAGCCAACTGCCAACGGCCTTCCTGCCTACCGAAGACCAGGGCTACACCATCACCGACATTCAGTTACCGCCGGGTGCCAGCCGCCTGCGCACCGAGCAGGTGGCGGCGCAGATCGAAGCGCATAACGCCGAGGAACCGGGTGTCGGCAACACCACGGTGATCCTGGGGTTCAGTTTCTCCGGCAGCGGCCAGAACGCAGCGCTGGCCTTCACCACGCTCAAGGACTGGTCCGAGCGCGGTGGCGACGACAGTGCCCAGTCGATTGCCGACCGGGCCAGCATGGCCTTCAGCCAGATCAAGGACGCCATCGCCTTCTCGGTGCTGCCGCCGCCCATCGATGGCCTGGGCGAGTCCACCGGCTTCGAGTTCCGCCTGCAGGACCGCGGCGGCATGGGCCATAGCCAACTGATGGCGGCCCGTGACCAGTTGCTGGAAGGCGCCGGAAAAAGCAAAGTGCTGACCAACGTGCGCGAAGCCTCCCTGGCCGAAAGCCCGCAAGTGCAACTGGAAATCGACCGCCGTCAGGCCAATGCCCTGGGCGTGTCGTTTGCGGACATTGGCGCAGTGCTGGACACCGCCGTAGGCTCCAACTACGTCAACGACTTCCCCAACCAAGGGCGCATGCAGCGGGTGGTGGTGCAAGCCGAAGGCGACCAGCGCAGCCAGGTGGAAGACTTGCTGAAGATCCATGTGCGCAACAGCAGCGGCAAGATGGTGCCGCTGGGTGCCTTCGTGCAAGCCCGTTGGGTCAGCGGCCCTGTACAGTTGACCCGCTACAACGGCTACCCGGCGGTGTCGATCTCCGGCGAGCCTGCGGCCGGTTACAGTTCGGGTGAGGCCATGGCGGAAATCGAGCGTCTTGTCGCCCAACTGCCGGCAGGAACTGGCCTTGAGTGGACCGGGCTGTCGCTGCAGGAGCGTCTGTCCGGCAGCCAGGCCCCCTTGCTGATGGCGTTGTCACTGCTGGTGGTGTTCCTCTGCCTGGCAGCGCTGTACGAAAGCTGGTCGATTCCTACCGCGGTATTACTGGTGGTGCCGCTGGGCGTGCTGGGCGCGGTGCTGGCGGTAACCCTGCGCGGCATGCCCAACGACGTGTTCTTCAAGGTCGGGCTGATCACCTTGATCGGCCTGTCGGCGAAGAACGCCATTCTGATCATCGAGTTCGCCAAGGGCCTGGTCGACCAGGGCCATGATCCCGTCGACGCCGCCGTGCAGGCCGCCCGCCTGCGCTTGCGGCCGATCGTCATGACCTCGCTGGCGTTCATCCTCGGCGTGGTACCCCTGGCCATCGCCACCGGCGCCAGCTCGGCCAGCCAGCAGGCCATCGGCACCGGGGTGATCGGCGGCATGCTCAGTGCCACCCTGGCGGTGGTGTTCGTGCCAGTGTTCTTCGTGGTGGTGATGCGCCTGGCCGGGCGCGGTCGCGCGGTCCAGAGCGAGACCTCGGCCCGCCAAACCTGA
- the mobA gene encoding molybdenum cofactor guanylyltransferase MobA gives MPDALPPCSILILAGGRGQRMGGRDKGLVPWRGEPLVAHVHRVVRPLSDDVVISCNRNQQAYRAYADQLVGDTEPDFPGPLAGVIAGLAAAQHEWVVVLACDAPLIDRALIDDLLALAVACDSAAMVRQGGFWQPMFSVLPRRLLPVLEQAWAAGERSLQKALLHEGVQGLDCVEGDARLSNFNSPDLLQG, from the coding sequence ATGCCAGACGCCCTGCCCCCCTGTTCGATCCTGATTCTTGCCGGCGGCCGTGGCCAGCGCATGGGTGGTCGCGACAAAGGCCTGGTGCCTTGGCGCGGCGAGCCGTTGGTCGCCCATGTGCACCGCGTTGTAAGGCCGTTGAGCGACGATGTGGTGATTTCCTGCAACCGCAATCAGCAGGCTTACCGGGCCTATGCCGACCAGTTGGTTGGCGATACGGAGCCAGATTTCCCTGGTCCGCTGGCCGGGGTGATCGCAGGGCTGGCGGCGGCGCAACATGAATGGGTGGTGGTGCTGGCCTGTGACGCACCGCTGATCGACCGGGCGCTGATCGACGACCTGCTTGCACTGGCCGTGGCCTGTGACAGCGCCGCAATGGTTCGCCAGGGCGGTTTTTGGCAGCCGATGTTCAGCGTATTGCCGCGCCGCCTGTTGCCGGTGCTGGAACAGGCCTGGGCGGCGGGCGAGCGGAGTTTGCAGAAGGCGCTGTTGCACGAGGGCGTGCAGGGGCTGGACTGTGTCGAGGGTGACGCGCGGTTGAGCAACTTCAATAGCCCGGATTTGCTGCAAGGCTGA
- a CDS encoding SDR family oxidoreductase encodes MSERNGRVQGKVALVTGGAKGIGRASARLLVAEGAQVLISDIDSQAGEALADELGAAARFIHHDAGSEADWQRVMDHIGERHGRLDILLNNAGMLQTGNIEDTELQDWDRIMRVNAASVFLGCRAGIGLMKGQGGSIINVSSVAALAGRDDYLAYSASKGAVAALTRSVAAFCRRRKYRIRCNSLHPDGVLTDMTRGGFPQGIDPARLTIDSDPMNRMCLPEDVAGSVLYLASDESRAVNGVELRIDSGQLVMSI; translated from the coding sequence ATGAGTGAACGTAACGGGCGAGTTCAGGGCAAGGTGGCCCTGGTGACGGGAGGCGCCAAAGGCATTGGCCGAGCCAGTGCGCGCTTGCTGGTCGCGGAAGGTGCGCAGGTGCTGATCAGTGATATCGACAGCCAGGCTGGCGAAGCGCTGGCGGACGAACTGGGCGCTGCCGCCAGGTTCATTCATCACGATGCGGGCAGCGAGGCCGACTGGCAGCGGGTCATGGACCACATCGGTGAGCGCCATGGCCGTCTGGACATCTTGCTCAACAATGCGGGCATGCTGCAGACCGGCAATATAGAAGACACCGAGTTGCAGGACTGGGACCGGATCATGCGGGTCAATGCTGCCAGTGTGTTTCTTGGCTGCCGTGCAGGTATCGGCCTGATGAAGGGGCAAGGCGGGTCGATCATCAACGTATCGTCAGTGGCGGCGTTGGCCGGGCGTGACGATTACCTGGCCTACAGCGCCTCGAAAGGTGCGGTGGCAGCGCTGACCCGCTCGGTGGCCGCGTTCTGCAGGCGGCGCAAGTACCGCATTCGCTGCAACTCGCTGCATCCCGATGGTGTGCTCACCGACATGACTCGGGGAGGTTTCCCGCAAGGTATCGACCCGGCGCGTCTGACCATCGACAGCGACCCGATGAACCGCATGTGCCTGCCGGAGGATGTGGCGGGGAGTGTGTTGTACCTGGCCAGTGATGAGTCGCGGGCGGTGAATGGTGTGGAACTGCGGATCGACAGTGGGCAGTTGGTGATGTCGATTTAG
- a CDS encoding response regulator transcription factor produces the protein MPNLLLVEDDSALSELIASYLQRNDFHVQVIARGDHVLDAFHRQKPDLVILDLMLPGLDGLQVCRLLRQESQSLPILMLTARDDSHDQVLGLEMGADDYVTKPCEPRVLLARVRTLLRRSSVNEPRLDHDLIQVGGLRIDLAERAVTWRGEEVELSSGEYNLLVVLARSAGEVLSRDRILQQLRGIEFNGTDRSVDVAISKLRRKFDDNAGEARKIKTVWGKGYLFSRVEWEC, from the coding sequence ATGCCAAACCTTCTTCTGGTCGAAGACGACAGCGCGTTGTCCGAGCTGATTGCCAGCTACCTGCAACGTAACGACTTCCATGTACAGGTGATTGCCCGTGGCGACCATGTGCTGGACGCGTTCCATCGGCAAAAGCCCGACCTGGTGATTCTCGACCTGATGCTGCCGGGCCTCGATGGCCTGCAGGTGTGCCGGTTGCTACGTCAGGAGTCGCAGAGCCTGCCGATTCTGATGCTCACTGCCCGTGACGACAGCCACGATCAGGTGCTGGGGCTGGAGATGGGCGCGGACGACTACGTCACCAAACCCTGCGAACCCCGGGTGTTGCTGGCCCGCGTACGCACCCTGTTGCGCCGCAGCAGCGTCAACGAACCGCGCCTGGACCACGACCTGATTCAGGTGGGCGGTTTGCGCATCGACCTGGCCGAACGTGCGGTGACCTGGCGCGGCGAGGAAGTGGAGCTGTCCAGCGGCGAATACAACCTGCTGGTGGTGCTGGCGCGCAGTGCCGGCGAGGTGCTGAGCCGCGACCGTATTCTGCAGCAACTGCGCGGCATCGAGTTCAATGGCACCGACCGTTCGGTGGATGTGGCCATTTCCAAACTGCGCCGCAAGTTCGATGACAATGCCGGCGAAGCGCGCAAGATCAAGACCGTGTGGGGCAAGGGCTACCTGTTCAGCCGTGTCGAGTGGGAGTGCTGA
- a CDS encoding efflux RND transporter periplasmic adaptor subunit, with translation MPIYFPSRLRPLALLALVTLALAGCDNTPEQDEQSPKPQVRVETVQLQPLAISTELSGRLLAPRTAEVRARVAGVVLKRVYREGSDVKQGDVLFLIDPAPFKADHDSARATLAKAEATVYQARLQEQRYRELVDDKAVSRQEYDNARAAFLQADAAVAEAKAALERARLNLGYATVTAPISGRIGRALVTEGALVGQNETTPLATIQQLNPIHADVTQSTRELNALRRALRAGELQQAGDGQARATLIQDDGSAYPLPGKLLFSDISVDPSTNQITLRSEFPNPDLDLLPGSYVRVRLEQALQPKGISVPQRAIMRDSAGVPKVLVVNEQSQVSERQVTLGNAQGDRWVVSEGLAPGERVVVEGLQHVKAGDQVQVDAPQGAQPVAQHTGQ, from the coding sequence ATGCCTATTTATTTCCCTTCGCGCCTGCGCCCACTGGCGCTTCTGGCGCTGGTTACGCTGGCCCTGGCCGGTTGCGACAATACCCCCGAGCAGGACGAACAATCGCCCAAGCCCCAGGTGCGCGTAGAAACCGTGCAACTGCAACCGTTGGCGATCAGTACCGAATTGAGCGGTCGCTTGCTTGCCCCACGCACCGCCGAAGTCCGCGCCCGGGTGGCGGGCGTGGTGCTCAAGCGGGTTTACCGCGAAGGCAGCGACGTCAAGCAAGGCGATGTGCTGTTCCTGATCGACCCGGCCCCTTTCAAGGCCGACCATGACAGCGCCCGCGCCACCCTGGCCAAGGCCGAGGCAACGGTGTACCAGGCCCGGCTGCAGGAGCAACGCTACCGTGAGCTGGTCGACGACAAGGCGGTCAGCCGTCAGGAGTACGACAATGCCCGCGCCGCCTTCCTGCAGGCTGACGCGGCGGTCGCCGAAGCCAAGGCTGCCCTGGAGCGGGCACGCCTGAACCTGGGCTACGCCACGGTTACCGCGCCCATTTCCGGGCGTATTGGCCGCGCCCTGGTCACCGAGGGCGCGCTGGTCGGGCAGAATGAAACCACCCCGCTGGCGACCATTCAGCAATTGAACCCGATCCATGCCGATGTCACCCAGTCGACCCGCGAGCTCAACGCCCTGCGCCGCGCCTTGCGTGCCGGCGAGCTGCAACAGGCTGGCGATGGTCAGGCCCGTGCCACGCTAATCCAGGACGACGGCAGCGCCTACCCGTTGCCGGGCAAGTTGCTGTTCTCCGACATCAGCGTCGACCCGAGCACCAACCAGATCACCCTGCGCAGCGAATTCCCCAACCCGGACCTCGACCTGCTGCCGGGCAGTTACGTGCGTGTGCGCCTTGAGCAGGCGCTGCAACCCAAGGGCATCAGTGTGCCGCAGCGCGCCATCATGCGCGACAGTGCCGGGGTGCCGAAGGTGCTGGTGGTCAATGAGCAGTCCCAGGTCAGCGAACGGCAGGTGACGCTGGGCAATGCCCAGGGCGACCGCTGGGTGGTCAGCGAAGGCCTGGCCCCAGGCGAGCGCGTGGTGGTCGAAGGCCTGCAACACGTCAAGGCCGGCGACCAGGTTCAGGTCGATGCGCCCCAGGGCGCCCAGCCCGTCGCCCAACACACCGGCCAGTGA